A genomic window from Tenebrio molitor chromosome X, icTenMoli1.1, whole genome shotgun sequence includes:
- the LOC138140345 gene encoding fibroblast growth factor receptor homolog 1-like isoform X3, whose translation MSNTLWCLLAFATYSSAFLSDTNEISHRIDRGEERAPYFPEALPTLVVQSEGDDCVLRCRVAGTPKPHITWYKNNNQIHTANNHFQFHHHTLQIQNVQFDDRGQYVCLACNDAGCIEHIYYLKIVEVLKAESKFETLDLLPNSFLKIISKNDLDLEPNLREKKSIRGKLKHERRNNRTTPFFIKRKMMPNTVIKESGDNFGLKCKAGGNPTPNITWHKNSQNPDREFIYRGWTLLLQKSVPEDSGNYTCVVCNEFKCINHTFDVHVVELLKASGVGHTLDNTTVSVGGNASLRCHFSSNVVYIQWTRTSNGTHHVVQKSDDLTTPEVYKIENVTFQDEGWYTCLGVGLAGRQEFSAYLRIVNDSDVGSTGLTVRSSKRETENPKAPYFVNPKKMSKIEIRPAGHMINLKCKAGGHPTPNITWYKNGSLPKRQLGEIWYQHWALILEDVVTDDTGNYTCVVCNELGCINYTYNVEVVERFPSKPYIKDGYPQNITVVVNTTATFECPQMIADLEPFLQWVRIFNVTEVYENSTDINGTLLQKSGDTENPKVYEVRNVTYQDEGWYACIAANSLGRTAAKAYLKVVDSVGLAGFQESPGYLRIVNGSDVGSTGLTVRSKREVENPKAPYFVNPKKMSKIEIKPAGHMINLKCKAGGHPTPNITWYKNGSLPKRQLGEIRYQHWALILEDVVTDDTGNYTCVVCNELGCINYTYNVEVVERFPSKPYIKDGYPQNITVLVNTTATFECPQVIADLEPFLQWVRIFNVTEVYENSTDINGTLLQSGDTENPEVYEIRNVTYQDEGWYACIAANSLGRTAAKAYLKVVESFEDETKDMSKNLITYAAIAIILILILICSILLVFFRKLKIEKQKKMLALETVRAAVVTQWTKKVIIEKIQNTTEDVSEPLLMPVVKIEKQKSQNSNSADGMISEYELPMDSDWEIPRAMLCLGKSLGEGAFGKVVKAEAVGLLKPGMSSIVAVKMLKEGHTDNEMMDLVSEMEMMKMIGKHINIINLLGCCTQDGPLYVVVEFAPHGNLRDFLRQHRPSSGYEPAIGIVEKERKTLTQKDLVSFAYQVARGMEYLASRRCIHRDLAARNVLVSDDYILKIADFGLARDIHCNDYYRKTTDGRLPVKWMAPEALFHRVYTTQSDVWSYGILLWEIMTLGGTPYPSVPSVEKLFQLLRNGHRMEKPPCCSLEIYILMRECWSYQPNERPLFSQLVEDLDRILTFTANEEYLDLGLPQLDTPPSSQESSGDEEDFPFANLTSQCSNNVQLS comes from the exons ATGTCAAATACTCTTTGGTGTCTTCTCGCTTTTGCGACCTACTCCTCGGCCTTTCTGTCAGATACCAACGAGATAT CGCATCGGATAGACCGAGGTGAAGAACGAGCACCATATTTTCCAGAAGCGTTACCCACATTAGTTGTACAGTCAGAAGGTGATGACTGCGTACTTAGATGTAGAGTAGCAGGAACCCCAAAGCCACATATCACAtggtacaaaaataataaccaAATCCACACAGCTAACAACCATTTTCAATTCCACCACCACACACTTCAAATCCAAAACGTACAATTTGACGACAGAGGTCAATACGTTTGCTTGGCGTGCAACGATGCTGGTTGCATCGAGCACATTTACTATCTGAAAATAGTCG AAGTTCTGAAGGCAgagtcaaaatttgaaacgttAGACTTGCTGCCGAACAGTTTTTTGAAGATCATCAGTAAAAACGATTTAGACTTGGAGCCGA ATCTGAGGGAGAAGAAATCTATAAGAGGAAAACTCAAACATGAAAGACGCAACAACAGGACGACTCCGTTTTTCATCAAGCGTAAGATGATGCCCAATACGGTGATCAAAGAAAGTGGAGATAATTTTGGACTGAAATGTAAAGCTGGAGGGAACCCAACTCCCAACATCACTTGGCACAAGAACAGTCAAAATCCAGATCGCGAATTTATTTACCGAGGATGGACACTTTTGTTGCAAAAGTCAGTCCCAGAAGATTCTGGCAATTACACTTGTGTCGTCTGTAACGAATTCAAATGTATCAATCACACCTTCGATGTTCACGTGGTCG AGCTTTTGAAGGCCAGTGGCGTAGGACACACTCTCGATAACACTACCGTGTCTGTTGGGGGCAATGCGAGCCTTCGGTGCCATTTCTCTTCAAATGTTGTTTACATCCAGTGGACTAGAACTTCCAACGGGACTCACCACGTAGTCCAA aaaagcGACGACTTGACCACCCCTGaagtgtacaaaattgaaaacgtGACCTTCCAAGATGAGGGGTGGTACACCTGTCTCGGTGTGGGTCTCGCAGGTCGTCAGGAGTTCTCCGCGTATTTGAGAATTGTTAATGACAGTGACGTGGGAAGCACTGGTTTGACAG TTCGATCATCAAAACGAGAGACCGAGAATCCGAAAGCTCCATATTTTGTTAACCCCAAAAAGATGTCGAAGATAGAGATAAGGCCCGCCGGACACATGATCAATTTGAAATGCAAAGCTGGAGGACACCCAACTCCCAACATAACTTGGTACAAAAACGGTAGCCTGCCGAAACGACAGTTGGGCGAAATTTGGTACCAACACTGGGCCCTGATACTGGAAGATGTTGTCACAGACGACACCGGCAACTACACTTGTGTCGTCTGCAACGAGCTCGGTTGTATCAATTATACGTATAACGTGGAAGTGGTAG AACGCTTCCCATCAAAACCATATATTAAAGATGGCTACCCACAAAATATTACTGTTGTGGTTAACACAACGGCGACATTTGAATGTCCTCAAATGATCGCCGATCTCGAACCGTTTCTGCAGTGGGTACGAATTTTCAACGTTACTGAAGTTTACGAGAATTCTACCGATATTAACGGCACACTTTTACag aaGAGCGGAGATACTGAAAATCCCAAAGTTTACGAAGTCCGAAATGTAACTTATCAAGATGAAGGATGGTATGCTTGCATTGCTGCCAACAGTTTGGGTCGCACAGCTGCTAAAGCCTATCTGAAAGTCGTAGACA GTGTGGGTCTCGCAGGTTTTCAGGAGTCCCCCGGGTATTTGAGAATTGTTAATGGCAGTGACGTCGGAAGCACCGGTTTGACAG TTCGATCAAAACGAGAGGTCGAGAATCCGAAAGCTCCATATTTTGTCAACCCCAAAAAGATGTCGAAGATAGAGATAAAGCCCGCCGGACACATGATCAATTTGAAATGCAAAGCTGGAGGACACCCAACTCCTAACATAACTTGGTACAAAAACGGTAGCCTGCCGAAACGACAGTTGGGCGAAATTCGGTACCAACACTGGGCCCTGATACTGGAAGATGTTGTCACAGACGACACCGGCAACTACACTTGTGTCGTCTGCAACGAGCTGGGTTGTATCAATTATACGTATAACGTGGAAGTGGTAG AACGCTTCCCATCAAAACCATATATTAAAGATGGCTACCCACAAAATATTACTGTTCTGGTTAACACAACGGCGACATTTGAATGTCCTCAAGTGATCGCTGATCTCGAACCGTTTCTGCAGTGGGTACGAATTTTCAACGTTACTGAAGTTTACGAGAATTCTACCGATATTAACGGCACACTTTTACag AGCGGAGATACTGAAAATCCCGAAGTTTACGAAATCCGAAATGTAACTTATCAAGATGAAGGATGGTATGCTTGCATTGCTGCCAACAGTTTGGGTCGCACAGCTGCTAAAGCCTATCTGAAAGTCGTAGAGA GTTTCGAGGATGAAACTAAAGATATGTCCAAGAACTTGATTACTTACGCAGCCATAGCGATAATTCTGATTCTGATTCTGATCTGTTCGATTCTGTTAGTTTTCttcagaaaattgaaaat CGAGAAACAGAAGAAAATGTTAGCGTTGGAAACTGTAAGAGCTGCCGTGGTCACGCAGTGGACCAAGAAAGTCATCATCGAGAAAATACAAAACACCACTGAAGACGTTTCCGAACCTTTG TTGATGCCTGTTGTCAAAATCGAGAaacaaaaatcacaaaatagTAATTCTGCTGATGGGATGATTTCTGAATACGAGCTGCCCATGGACTCCGACTGGGAAATCCCCAGAGCCATGCTTTGCCTCGGTAAAAGTCTTGGTGAAGGTGCTTTCGGTAAAGTCGTCAAGGCAGAAGCTGTAGGTCTACTAAAACCGGGAATGAGCAGCATAGTCGCCGTAAAAATGTTGAAAG AGGGCCACACCGACAACGAGATGATGGATCTGGTGTCGGAAATGGAGATGATGAAGATGATCGGTAAACACATCAACATCATCAATCTGTTGGGTTGTTGTACCCAAGACGGTCCCCTCTACGTCGTCGTGGAGTTTGCACCTCACGGCAATTTAAGAGATTTCCTTAGACAACACAGACCGTCATCTGGCTACGAGCCGGCAATAGGAATCGTGGAAAAAGAACGCAAAACCTTGACACAGAAGGATTTAGTTTCTTTCGCTTACCAAGTGGCGAGAGGAATGGAGTATTTGGCATCGCGAAGA TGCATCCATCGCGATCTGGCCGCGAGAAACGTGTTGGTGAGCGACgactacattttgaaaatcgCGGACTTCGGTCTCGCGAGAGACATACATTGTAACGATTACTACCGAAAAACGACAGATGGACGGCTGCCGGTTAAATGGATGGCACCTGAAGCTCTCTTCCATAGAGTGTACACCACCCAATCAGATGTTTGGTCGTATGGTATTTTACTCTGGGAGATCATGACGCTTGGAG GTACTCCATATCCGTCTGTCCCGAGCGTGGAAAAGCTGTTCCAGCTTCTTCGGAATGGCCACCGCATGGAAAAACCGCCATGTTGTTCGTTAGAAATTTACATCTTGATGCGCGAGTGTTGGAGTTACCAACCCAACGAGCGCCCTCTGTTCTCCCAACTCGTCGAGGACCTCGACAGAATTCTCACGTTCACAGCGAACGAAGAATACCTAGATCTGGGTCTCCCTCAGTTGGACACTCCTCCGTCGAGCCAGGAATCCAGCGGCGACGAAGAAGATTTTCCCTTCGCTAATTTAACTAGTCAGTGTTCCAATAATGTGCAGCTTTCTTGA
- the LOC138140345 gene encoding fibroblast growth factor receptor homolog 1-like isoform X8 has protein sequence MSNTLWCLLAFATYSSAFLSDTNEISHRIDRGEERAPYFPEALPTLVVQSEGDDCVLRCRVAGTPKPHITWYKNNNQIHTANNHFQFHHHTLQIQNVQFDDRGQYVCLACNDAGCIEHIYYLKIVEVLKAESKFETLDLLPNSFLKIISKNDLDLEPNLREKKSIRGKLKHERRNNRTTPFFIKRKMMPNTVIKESGDNFGLKCKAGGNPTPNITWHKNSQNPDREFIYRGWTLLLQKSVPEDSGNYTCVVCNEFKCINHTFDVHVVELLKASGVGHTLDNTTVSVGGNASLRCHFSSNVVYIQWTRTSNGTHHVVQKSDDLTTPEVYKIENVTFQDEGWYTCLGVGLAGRQEFSAYLRIVNDSDVGSTGLTVRSSKRETENPKAPYFVNPKKMSKIEIRPAGHMINLKCKAGGHPTPNITWYKNGSLPKRQLGEIWYQHWALILEDVVTDDTGNYTCVVCNELGCINYTYNVEVVERFPSKPYIKDGYPQNITVVVNTTATFECPQMIADLEPFLQWVRIFNVTEVYENSTDINGTLLQKSGDTENPKVYEVRNVTYQDEGWYACIAANSLGRTAAKAYLKVVDSVGLAGFQESPGYLRIVNGSDVGSTGLTVRSKREVENPKAPYFVNPKKMSKIEIKPAGHMINLKCKAGGHPTPNITWYKNGSLPKRQLGEIRYQHWALILEDVVTDDTGNYTCVVCNELGCINYTYNVEVVERYHNKPIVTHPIENSTVVVGSSVNLTCLFLSDLNPYIQWTREFANASVVVVQSGDTENPEVYEIRNVTYQDEGWYACIAANSLGRTAAKAYLKVVESFEDETKDMSKNLITYAAIAIILILILICSILLVFFRKLKIEKQKKMLALETVRAAVVTQWTKKVIIEKIQNTTEDVSEPLLMPVVKIEKQKSQNSNSADGMISEYELPMDSDWEIPRAMLCLGKSLGEGAFGKVVKAEAVGLLKPGMSSIVAVKMLKEGHTDNEMMDLVSEMEMMKMIGKHINIINLLGCCTQDGPLYVVVEFAPHGNLRDFLRQHRPSSGYEPAIGIVEKERKTLTQKDLVSFAYQVARGMEYLASRRCIHRDLAARNVLVSDDYILKIADFGLARDIHCNDYYRKTTDGRLPVKWMAPEALFHRVYTTQSDVWSYGILLWEIMTLGGTPYPSVPSVEKLFQLLRNGHRMEKPPCCSLEIYILMRECWSYQPNERPLFSQLVEDLDRILTFTANEEYLDLGLPQLDTPPSSQESSGDEEDFPFANLTSQCSNNVQLS, from the exons ATGTCAAATACTCTTTGGTGTCTTCTCGCTTTTGCGACCTACTCCTCGGCCTTTCTGTCAGATACCAACGAGATAT CGCATCGGATAGACCGAGGTGAAGAACGAGCACCATATTTTCCAGAAGCGTTACCCACATTAGTTGTACAGTCAGAAGGTGATGACTGCGTACTTAGATGTAGAGTAGCAGGAACCCCAAAGCCACATATCACAtggtacaaaaataataaccaAATCCACACAGCTAACAACCATTTTCAATTCCACCACCACACACTTCAAATCCAAAACGTACAATTTGACGACAGAGGTCAATACGTTTGCTTGGCGTGCAACGATGCTGGTTGCATCGAGCACATTTACTATCTGAAAATAGTCG AAGTTCTGAAGGCAgagtcaaaatttgaaacgttAGACTTGCTGCCGAACAGTTTTTTGAAGATCATCAGTAAAAACGATTTAGACTTGGAGCCGA ATCTGAGGGAGAAGAAATCTATAAGAGGAAAACTCAAACATGAAAGACGCAACAACAGGACGACTCCGTTTTTCATCAAGCGTAAGATGATGCCCAATACGGTGATCAAAGAAAGTGGAGATAATTTTGGACTGAAATGTAAAGCTGGAGGGAACCCAACTCCCAACATCACTTGGCACAAGAACAGTCAAAATCCAGATCGCGAATTTATTTACCGAGGATGGACACTTTTGTTGCAAAAGTCAGTCCCAGAAGATTCTGGCAATTACACTTGTGTCGTCTGTAACGAATTCAAATGTATCAATCACACCTTCGATGTTCACGTGGTCG AGCTTTTGAAGGCCAGTGGCGTAGGACACACTCTCGATAACACTACCGTGTCTGTTGGGGGCAATGCGAGCCTTCGGTGCCATTTCTCTTCAAATGTTGTTTACATCCAGTGGACTAGAACTTCCAACGGGACTCACCACGTAGTCCAA aaaagcGACGACTTGACCACCCCTGaagtgtacaaaattgaaaacgtGACCTTCCAAGATGAGGGGTGGTACACCTGTCTCGGTGTGGGTCTCGCAGGTCGTCAGGAGTTCTCCGCGTATTTGAGAATTGTTAATGACAGTGACGTGGGAAGCACTGGTTTGACAG TTCGATCATCAAAACGAGAGACCGAGAATCCGAAAGCTCCATATTTTGTTAACCCCAAAAAGATGTCGAAGATAGAGATAAGGCCCGCCGGACACATGATCAATTTGAAATGCAAAGCTGGAGGACACCCAACTCCCAACATAACTTGGTACAAAAACGGTAGCCTGCCGAAACGACAGTTGGGCGAAATTTGGTACCAACACTGGGCCCTGATACTGGAAGATGTTGTCACAGACGACACCGGCAACTACACTTGTGTCGTCTGCAACGAGCTCGGTTGTATCAATTATACGTATAACGTGGAAGTGGTAG AACGCTTCCCATCAAAACCATATATTAAAGATGGCTACCCACAAAATATTACTGTTGTGGTTAACACAACGGCGACATTTGAATGTCCTCAAATGATCGCCGATCTCGAACCGTTTCTGCAGTGGGTACGAATTTTCAACGTTACTGAAGTTTACGAGAATTCTACCGATATTAACGGCACACTTTTACag aaGAGCGGAGATACTGAAAATCCCAAAGTTTACGAAGTCCGAAATGTAACTTATCAAGATGAAGGATGGTATGCTTGCATTGCTGCCAACAGTTTGGGTCGCACAGCTGCTAAAGCCTATCTGAAAGTCGTAGACA GTGTGGGTCTCGCAGGTTTTCAGGAGTCCCCCGGGTATTTGAGAATTGTTAATGGCAGTGACGTCGGAAGCACCGGTTTGACAG TTCGATCAAAACGAGAGGTCGAGAATCCGAAAGCTCCATATTTTGTCAACCCCAAAAAGATGTCGAAGATAGAGATAAAGCCCGCCGGACACATGATCAATTTGAAATGCAAAGCTGGAGGACACCCAACTCCTAACATAACTTGGTACAAAAACGGTAGCCTGCCGAAACGACAGTTGGGCGAAATTCGGTACCAACACTGGGCCCTGATACTGGAAGATGTTGTCACAGACGACACCGGCAACTACACTTGTGTCGTCTGCAACGAGCTGGGTTGTATCAATTATACGTATAACGTGGAAGTGGTAG AACGCTATCACAACAAGCCTATAGTTACTCACCCGATCGAAAATTCTACTGTGGTTGTGGGCTCCAGTGTAAATCTGACATGTTTGTTCCTTTCTGATCTAAATCCTTATATTCAGTGGACCAGGGAGTTCGCGAATGCGAGTGTGGTTGTGGTGCAG AGCGGAGATACTGAAAATCCCGAAGTTTACGAAATCCGAAATGTAACTTATCAAGATGAAGGATGGTATGCTTGCATTGCTGCCAACAGTTTGGGTCGCACAGCTGCTAAAGCCTATCTGAAAGTCGTAGAGA GTTTCGAGGATGAAACTAAAGATATGTCCAAGAACTTGATTACTTACGCAGCCATAGCGATAATTCTGATTCTGATTCTGATCTGTTCGATTCTGTTAGTTTTCttcagaaaattgaaaat CGAGAAACAGAAGAAAATGTTAGCGTTGGAAACTGTAAGAGCTGCCGTGGTCACGCAGTGGACCAAGAAAGTCATCATCGAGAAAATACAAAACACCACTGAAGACGTTTCCGAACCTTTG TTGATGCCTGTTGTCAAAATCGAGAaacaaaaatcacaaaatagTAATTCTGCTGATGGGATGATTTCTGAATACGAGCTGCCCATGGACTCCGACTGGGAAATCCCCAGAGCCATGCTTTGCCTCGGTAAAAGTCTTGGTGAAGGTGCTTTCGGTAAAGTCGTCAAGGCAGAAGCTGTAGGTCTACTAAAACCGGGAATGAGCAGCATAGTCGCCGTAAAAATGTTGAAAG AGGGCCACACCGACAACGAGATGATGGATCTGGTGTCGGAAATGGAGATGATGAAGATGATCGGTAAACACATCAACATCATCAATCTGTTGGGTTGTTGTACCCAAGACGGTCCCCTCTACGTCGTCGTGGAGTTTGCACCTCACGGCAATTTAAGAGATTTCCTTAGACAACACAGACCGTCATCTGGCTACGAGCCGGCAATAGGAATCGTGGAAAAAGAACGCAAAACCTTGACACAGAAGGATTTAGTTTCTTTCGCTTACCAAGTGGCGAGAGGAATGGAGTATTTGGCATCGCGAAGA TGCATCCATCGCGATCTGGCCGCGAGAAACGTGTTGGTGAGCGACgactacattttgaaaatcgCGGACTTCGGTCTCGCGAGAGACATACATTGTAACGATTACTACCGAAAAACGACAGATGGACGGCTGCCGGTTAAATGGATGGCACCTGAAGCTCTCTTCCATAGAGTGTACACCACCCAATCAGATGTTTGGTCGTATGGTATTTTACTCTGGGAGATCATGACGCTTGGAG GTACTCCATATCCGTCTGTCCCGAGCGTGGAAAAGCTGTTCCAGCTTCTTCGGAATGGCCACCGCATGGAAAAACCGCCATGTTGTTCGTTAGAAATTTACATCTTGATGCGCGAGTGTTGGAGTTACCAACCCAACGAGCGCCCTCTGTTCTCCCAACTCGTCGAGGACCTCGACAGAATTCTCACGTTCACAGCGAACGAAGAATACCTAGATCTGGGTCTCCCTCAGTTGGACACTCCTCCGTCGAGCCAGGAATCCAGCGGCGACGAAGAAGATTTTCCCTTCGCTAATTTAACTAGTCAGTGTTCCAATAATGTGCAGCTTTCTTGA
- the LOC138140345 gene encoding fibroblast growth factor receptor homolog 1-like isoform X10 — MSNTLWCLLAFATYSSAFLSDTNEISHRIDRGEERAPYFPEALPTLVVQSEGDDCVLRCRVAGTPKPHITWYKNNNQIHTANNHFQFHHHTLQIQNVQFDDRGQYVCLACNDAGCIEHIYYLKIVEVLKAESKFETLDLLPNSFLKIISKNDLDLEPNLREKKSIRGKLKHERRNNRTTPFFIKRKMMPNTVIKESGDNFGLKCKAGGNPTPNITWHKNSQNPDREFIYRGWTLLLQKSVPEDSGNYTCVVCNEFKCINHTFDVHVVELLKASGVGHTLDNTTVSVGGNASLRCHFSSNVVYIQWTRTSNGTHHVVQKSDDLTTPEVYKIENVTFQDEGWYTCLGVGLAGRQEFSAYLRIVNDSDVGSTGLTVRSKREVENPKAPYFVNPKKMSKIEIKPAGHMINLKCKAGGHPTPNITWYKNGSLPKRQLGEIRYQHWALILEDVVTDDTGNYTCVVCNELGCINYTYNVEVVERFPSKPYIKDGYPQNITVLVNTTATFECPQVIADLEPFLQWVRIFNVTEVYENSTDINGTLLQKSGDTENPEVYEIRNVTYQDEGWYACIAANSLGRTAAKAYLKVVESFEDETKDMSKNLITYAAIAIILILILICSILLVFFRKLKIEKQKKMLALETVRAAVVTQWTKKVIIEKIQNTTEDVSEPLLMPVVKIEKQKSQNSNSADGMISEYELPMDSDWEIPRAMLCLGKSLGEGAFGKVVKAEAVGLLKPGMSSIVAVKMLKEGHTDNEMMDLVSEMEMMKMIGKHINIINLLGCCTQDGPLYVVVEFAPHGNLRDFLRQHRPSSGYEPAIGIVEKERKTLTQKDLVSFAYQVARGMEYLASRRCIHRDLAARNVLVSDDYILKIADFGLARDIHCNDYYRKTTDGRLPVKWMAPEALFHRVYTTQSDVWSYGILLWEIMTLGGTPYPSVPSVEKLFQLLRNGHRMEKPPCCSLEIYILMRECWSYQPNERPLFSQLVEDLDRILTFTANEEYLDLGLPQLDTPPSSQESSGDEEDFPFANLTSQCSNNVQLS; from the exons ATGTCAAATACTCTTTGGTGTCTTCTCGCTTTTGCGACCTACTCCTCGGCCTTTCTGTCAGATACCAACGAGATAT CGCATCGGATAGACCGAGGTGAAGAACGAGCACCATATTTTCCAGAAGCGTTACCCACATTAGTTGTACAGTCAGAAGGTGATGACTGCGTACTTAGATGTAGAGTAGCAGGAACCCCAAAGCCACATATCACAtggtacaaaaataataaccaAATCCACACAGCTAACAACCATTTTCAATTCCACCACCACACACTTCAAATCCAAAACGTACAATTTGACGACAGAGGTCAATACGTTTGCTTGGCGTGCAACGATGCTGGTTGCATCGAGCACATTTACTATCTGAAAATAGTCG AAGTTCTGAAGGCAgagtcaaaatttgaaacgttAGACTTGCTGCCGAACAGTTTTTTGAAGATCATCAGTAAAAACGATTTAGACTTGGAGCCGA ATCTGAGGGAGAAGAAATCTATAAGAGGAAAACTCAAACATGAAAGACGCAACAACAGGACGACTCCGTTTTTCATCAAGCGTAAGATGATGCCCAATACGGTGATCAAAGAAAGTGGAGATAATTTTGGACTGAAATGTAAAGCTGGAGGGAACCCAACTCCCAACATCACTTGGCACAAGAACAGTCAAAATCCAGATCGCGAATTTATTTACCGAGGATGGACACTTTTGTTGCAAAAGTCAGTCCCAGAAGATTCTGGCAATTACACTTGTGTCGTCTGTAACGAATTCAAATGTATCAATCACACCTTCGATGTTCACGTGGTCG AGCTTTTGAAGGCCAGTGGCGTAGGACACACTCTCGATAACACTACCGTGTCTGTTGGGGGCAATGCGAGCCTTCGGTGCCATTTCTCTTCAAATGTTGTTTACATCCAGTGGACTAGAACTTCCAACGGGACTCACCACGTAGTCCAA aaaagcGACGACTTGACCACCCCTGaagtgtacaaaattgaaaacgtGACCTTCCAAGATGAGGGGTGGTACACCTGTCTCGGTGTGGGTCTCGCAGGTCGTCAGGAGTTCTCCGCGTATTTGAGAATTGTTAATGACAGTGACGTGGGAAGCACTGGTTTGACAG TTCGATCAAAACGAGAGGTCGAGAATCCGAAAGCTCCATATTTTGTCAACCCCAAAAAGATGTCGAAGATAGAGATAAAGCCCGCCGGACACATGATCAATTTGAAATGCAAAGCTGGAGGACACCCAACTCCTAACATAACTTGGTACAAAAACGGTAGCCTGCCGAAACGACAGTTGGGCGAAATTCGGTACCAACACTGGGCCCTGATACTGGAAGATGTTGTCACAGACGACACCGGCAACTACACTTGTGTCGTCTGCAACGAGCTGGGTTGTATCAATTATACGTATAACGTGGAAGTGGTAG AACGCTTCCCATCAAAACCATATATTAAAGATGGCTACCCACAAAATATTACTGTTCTGGTTAACACAACGGCGACATTTGAATGTCCTCAAGTGATCGCTGATCTCGAACCGTTTCTGCAGTGGGTACGAATTTTCAACGTTACTGAAGTTTACGAGAATTCTACCGATATTAACGGCACACTTTTACag aaGAGCGGAGATACTGAAAATCCCGAAGTTTACGAAATCCGAAATGTAACTTATCAAGATGAAGGATGGTATGCTTGCATTGCTGCCAACAGTTTGGGTCGCACAGCTGCTAAAGCCTATCTGAAAGTCGTAGAGA GTTTCGAGGATGAAACTAAAGATATGTCCAAGAACTTGATTACTTACGCAGCCATAGCGATAATTCTGATTCTGATTCTGATCTGTTCGATTCTGTTAGTTTTCttcagaaaattgaaaat CGAGAAACAGAAGAAAATGTTAGCGTTGGAAACTGTAAGAGCTGCCGTGGTCACGCAGTGGACCAAGAAAGTCATCATCGAGAAAATACAAAACACCACTGAAGACGTTTCCGAACCTTTG TTGATGCCTGTTGTCAAAATCGAGAaacaaaaatcacaaaatagTAATTCTGCTGATGGGATGATTTCTGAATACGAGCTGCCCATGGACTCCGACTGGGAAATCCCCAGAGCCATGCTTTGCCTCGGTAAAAGTCTTGGTGAAGGTGCTTTCGGTAAAGTCGTCAAGGCAGAAGCTGTAGGTCTACTAAAACCGGGAATGAGCAGCATAGTCGCCGTAAAAATGTTGAAAG AGGGCCACACCGACAACGAGATGATGGATCTGGTGTCGGAAATGGAGATGATGAAGATGATCGGTAAACACATCAACATCATCAATCTGTTGGGTTGTTGTACCCAAGACGGTCCCCTCTACGTCGTCGTGGAGTTTGCACCTCACGGCAATTTAAGAGATTTCCTTAGACAACACAGACCGTCATCTGGCTACGAGCCGGCAATAGGAATCGTGGAAAAAGAACGCAAAACCTTGACACAGAAGGATTTAGTTTCTTTCGCTTACCAAGTGGCGAGAGGAATGGAGTATTTGGCATCGCGAAGA TGCATCCATCGCGATCTGGCCGCGAGAAACGTGTTGGTGAGCGACgactacattttgaaaatcgCGGACTTCGGTCTCGCGAGAGACATACATTGTAACGATTACTACCGAAAAACGACAGATGGACGGCTGCCGGTTAAATGGATGGCACCTGAAGCTCTCTTCCATAGAGTGTACACCACCCAATCAGATGTTTGGTCGTATGGTATTTTACTCTGGGAGATCATGACGCTTGGAG GTACTCCATATCCGTCTGTCCCGAGCGTGGAAAAGCTGTTCCAGCTTCTTCGGAATGGCCACCGCATGGAAAAACCGCCATGTTGTTCGTTAGAAATTTACATCTTGATGCGCGAGTGTTGGAGTTACCAACCCAACGAGCGCCCTCTGTTCTCCCAACTCGTCGAGGACCTCGACAGAATTCTCACGTTCACAGCGAACGAAGAATACCTAGATCTGGGTCTCCCTCAGTTGGACACTCCTCCGTCGAGCCAGGAATCCAGCGGCGACGAAGAAGATTTTCCCTTCGCTAATTTAACTAGTCAGTGTTCCAATAATGTGCAGCTTTCTTGA